The genomic window TGTCCTACCGGCTGCACCCGGACGACGACGCCGCCGGGTACGACGCCAAGGACGCCGCCACCAGCATCACCATGGGGCTGGGCAGTCTGGTCTTCGACCTGCTGTGGAAGATACCCGTCGTCGCGATCTACGCGGCTCTGTACGAACTGACGCCGCTGCGCGTCCCCGTGCTGTGGTGGACCGTCCTGCTGATGCTTCTCGCCCAGGACTTCTTCTACTACTGGTCCCACCGCGGCCACCACGTCATCCGGCTCCTCTGGGCCTGCCACGTGGTCCACCACTCCAGCCGGAAGTTCAACCTCAGCACCGCCCTGCGCCAGCCGTGGACCTCGCTCACCTCCTGGCCGTTCTACCTCCCGCTCATCGCCCTCGGGGTCCACCCGGCCGCACTCGCCTTCTGCTCCTCGGCGAACCTCGTCTACCAGTTCTGGGTCCACACCGAGCGGATCGACAGGCTGCCCCGGCCCTTCGAGTACGTGCTCAACACCCCCTCCCACCACCGGGTGCACCACGCCTCGCAGGGCGGATACCTCGACCGCAACTTCGGCGGGATCCTCATCCTCTGGGACCGCCTCTTCGGCTCCTTCGCCGCGGAGACGGAGCGGCCGGTCTTCGGCCTCACCAAGAACATCGCCACGCACAACCCGTTCCGCGTCGCCACCCACGAGTACGCCGCGATCGCCCGCGACGTGCGCGCGGCCGCCACCTGGAGCGAGCGGGCCGGCCGGGTCTTCCGGGGGCCGGGCTGGCAGCCCTCGCCGGCCCCCTCCGCCGCCGTGCCCGCCCCCGTTCCCGCTCCCGCGCAGCCCCGCGCCGCCACCGAGCAGACCGGATGACCCGCGGCGCCGGTGCGCCCCGGCTCGTACGCCCGCTGCTCATCGCCTTCGTCGCCGTGGCGGCGGTCCACCTCGTGGGGCACCTCGTCGGCATCCAGGCCGCCCACGTCGCCACCAAGCCGCTGCTGGTGCTTCTGCTCGCCGCCTGCGCCGCCGCCCGCGGCGGACCCCGCCTGCTGATCGCCGCGCTGCTGTGCGGCTGGGTGGGGGACGTGCTGCTGATGCTCGACGCGGAGCCCGCGTTCCTCGCCGGGATGGGCTTCTTCGCCGCCGGCCACGTCTGCTACCTCGTGCTCTTCGGGCGCGCCCCCGTACGCCCGGTCACCGGCCTCGCGTACGCCGTCGTTCTCGTGGCCTTCGTCGTGCTCCTGTGGCCAGGACTCCCGGCGGGGCTGCGGATCCCGCTGACCGGTTACAGCCTGCTGCTCACGGCCATGGCCTGGCGGGCCGGCGTCCTCGGGCGGTACGCCGCGGCCGGCGGGGCCCTCTTCCTGGTCTCCGACGCGCTCATCGCCACCGGCCTCGCGGATCTGCCGCAGTTCCCCGCGCACGACTTCTGGATCATGCTGACCTACCTCGCGGCGCAGTACCTGCTCACCCGGGGAGCGCTCGGTCCGGACGAGGATTCCACCGGCGCCGCCCCCGGGGCGTACCGTGAAGGGAGTATCAGAATCTGAGACGAGCGAGGACTTCGACGCATGCGCGCCACCGTGATCCATGCCGCCCACGACATACGCGTCGAGGACGTACCCGACCCCACGATCCAGCAGCCCACCGATGTGGTGCTCCGGGTCCTGCGGGCCTGCATCTGCGGCAGTGACCTCTGGGCCTACCGCGGAGAGTCCGCCCGGCAGCCCGGCCAGCGCATCGGCCACGAGTTCCTCGGCGTCGTCGAGGAGGCCGGCCCCGGGGTCAACGGCTTCGCCGTCGGCGACCTCGTCGTGGCCCCGTTCGTCTGGTCCGACGGCACCTGCACCTACTGCGCCGAAGGGCTCACGACCTCCTGCCCGCAGGGCGGATTCTGGGGATCGGCGGGCTCCGACGGCGGCCAGGGCGAGGCGGTCAGGGTCCCGCACGCCGATGGCACCCTCGTGCGGCTCCCGGCCGACGCCGCGTCCGACGACCGGCTGCTCACCGCG from Streptomyces sp. NBC_01341 includes these protein-coding regions:
- a CDS encoding sterol desaturase family protein gives rise to the protein MEPNPPDVVLWSIPAFVLLTVLEMVSYRLHPDDDAAGYDAKDAATSITMGLGSLVFDLLWKIPVVAIYAALYELTPLRVPVLWWTVLLMLLAQDFFYYWSHRGHHVIRLLWACHVVHHSSRKFNLSTALRQPWTSLTSWPFYLPLIALGVHPAALAFCSSANLVYQFWVHTERIDRLPRPFEYVLNTPSHHRVHHASQGGYLDRNFGGILILWDRLFGSFAAETERPVFGLTKNIATHNPFRVATHEYAAIARDVRAAATWSERAGRVFRGPGWQPSPAPSAAVPAPVPAPAQPRAATEQTG
- a CDS encoding lysoplasmalogenase — translated: MTRGAGAPRLVRPLLIAFVAVAAVHLVGHLVGIQAAHVATKPLLVLLLAACAAARGGPRLLIAALLCGWVGDVLLMLDAEPAFLAGMGFFAAGHVCYLVLFGRAPVRPVTGLAYAVVLVAFVVLLWPGLPAGLRIPLTGYSLLLTAMAWRAGVLGRYAAAGGALFLVSDALIATGLADLPQFPAHDFWIMLTYLAAQYLLTRGALGPDEDSTGAAPGAYREGSIRI